One region of Octopus sinensis linkage group LG30, ASM634580v1, whole genome shotgun sequence genomic DNA includes:
- the LOC115226368 gene encoding zinc finger protein 2 homolog isoform X3 — protein MMEKSEKVEELISPEHIKEMRKLLYDCDICKKVFSLKRNLISHRRIHTGEKPYQCEICGKSFSDQSALTSHEGLHTNKKPYHCDVCGKSFSQSCNLSAHKRIHTGEKPYRCDICGKSFSVSNDLMRHKRIHTGEKPFHCNICGSSFSRSYCLTTHIRIHTGEKPYRCDICGKSFSSNHQLTIHKRFHTDEKPYHCDICGKSFSVSSVLTRHKRIHTGEKPYHCEICGKSFSDQKLSLNYSQAYSYRREAVSL, from the exons ATGATGGAAAAGAGTGAAAAAGTTGAAGAACTGATTTCACCTGAGCACATAAAAGAGATGAGAAAATTGTTGTATGACTGTGACATTTGTAAAAAGGTCTTCTCCCTTAAACGTAACCTAATTTcccacagacgtattcatacaggggaaaaaccatatcagtgtgagatctgtggtaaatcattctctgaccaaAGTGCCTTGACTTCACATGAAGGTCTTCATACAAACAAaaagccttatcactgtgatgtctgtggtaaatcattttctcaaagttgTAATTTATCtgcacacaagcgtattcatacaggagagaaaccatatcgttgtgatatttgtggtaaatcattctctgtaagtaaTGACTTGAtgagacacaaacgtattcatacaggagagaaaccatttcattgtAACATCTGTGGTTCATCATTCTCTCGGAGTTATTGCTtaactacacacatacgtattcatacaggtgagaagccatatcgttgtgatatctgtggtaaatcgttctctagTAATCATCAATTGACTATACACAAACGTTTTCATACAgatgaaaaaccatatcattgtgatatttgtggcaaatcattctctgtaagtagtgtgttaactagacacaagcgtattcatacaggagagaaaccatatcactgtgagatctgtggtaaatcattctctgaccaaA AGTTATCACTTAACTACTCacaggcgtattcatacaggagagaagccgtatcactgtga
- the LOC115226369 gene encoding zinc finger protein 271-like isoform X2, with protein sequence MMEKSEKVEELISSEHVKEMRKLSYDCDICKKVFSLKCNLISHRRIHTGKKPYQCEICGKSFSDQSALTSHEGLHTKKKPYHCDVCGKSFSVSSVLTRHKRIHTGEQPYHCDVCGKSFSQRCNLSAHKYIHTGEKPYHCDICGSYFSASNDLMIHKRIHTGEKPYHCNICGSSFSRSYCLTTHIRTHTGEKPYRCDICGKSFSSNHQLTIHKRFHTDEKPYHCDICGKSYTVSSVLTRHKRIHTGEKPYHCDICGKSFSHNYHLTAHKRIHTGEKPYHCDICGKSFSSNSELVQHKRIHTGEKPYRCDICGSSFSQSYHLTNHRRIHTGEKPYHCDICGKSFSRNNALTTHKRIHTGEKPYHCENCGKSFSESRLLSRHKRIHTGETPYHCDICGKSFSESHALTIHKHIHRPGKPYLCDICGKSFSHKGGLANHRYIHTGEKPYHCDICGKSFSQNSTLTKHKRIHTGEKPYHCNICGESFSENRILTAHKRIHTGEKPFHCDICGKSFAQNSTLISHKHVHTGEKPYHCDICGKSFSGKKGSTKHKYIHIGKKGKG encoded by the exons ATGATGGAAAAGAGTGAAAAAGTTGAAGAACTGATTTCATCTGAACACGTAAAAGAGATGAGAAAATTGTCGTATGACTGTGACATTTGTAAAAAGGTCTTCTCCCTAAAATGTAACCTAATTTcccacagacgtattcatacagggaaaaaaccatatcagtgtgagatctgtggtaaatcattctccgacCAAAGTGCCTTGACTTCACATGAAGGTCTTCACACAAAgaaaaagccatatcactgtgatgtctgtggtaaatcattctctgtaagtagtgtgttaactagacacaagcgtattcatactggagagcaaccatatcactgtgatgtctgtg gtaaatcattttctcaaaggtGTAATTTATCTGCACACaagtatattcatacaggagagaaaccatatcattgtgatatttgtggttcaTATTTCTCTGCTAGTAATGACTTGAtgatacacaaacgtattcatacaggagagaaaccatatcattgtaacATCTGTGGTTCATCATTCTCTCGGAGTTATTGCTtaactacacacatacgtactcataccggtgagaagccatatcgttgtgatatctgtggtaaatcgttctctagTAATCATCAattaactatacacaaacgttttcatacagatgaaaaaccatatcattgtgatatctgtggcaaatcatacACTGTAAGTAGTGTGTTAACtagacacaagcgtattcatacaggagagaaacca tatcactgtgatatctgtggcaaatcattctctcacaacTATCATTTAACtgcgcacaaacgtattcatacaggagagaaaccatatcattgtgatatttgtggtaaatcattctcttcaaaTAGTGAGTTAGTGcaacacaaacgaattcatacaggagagaaaccatatcgttgtgatatctgtggttcaTCATTTTCTCAAAGTTATCACTTAACTAATCacaggcgtattcatacaggagagaaaccgtatcactgtgatatctgtggtaaatcattctctcgtaataaTGCTTTAACtacgcacaaacgtattcatacaggagagaaaccgtatcactgtgagaactgtggtaaatcattctctgaaagtagaTTGTTAAGtagacacaagcgtattcatacaggagagacaccatatcactgtgatatctgtggcaaatcattctctgaaagtcaTGCCTTAACTATACATAAGCATATTCATAGACCAGGGAAACCTTAtctctgtgatatctgtggtaaatcattctctcacaaagGTGGCTTAGCAAatcacagatatattcatactggagaaaaaccatatcattgtgatatctgtggtaaatcattctctcaaaatagtaccttaactaaacataaacgtattcatacaggagagaaaccgtatcattgtaatatctgtggtgaatcattctctgagAATCGTATCTTAACTgcgcataaacgtattcatacaggagagaagccatttcactgtgatatctgtggtaaatcattcgctcAAAATAGTACCTTAATTTCACATAAacatgttcatacaggagagaagccatatcactgtgatatttgtggtaaatcattctctggcaAAAAAGGCTCAACaaagcacaaatatattcatatagggaagaaaggaaaagggTAG
- the LOC115226368 gene encoding zinc finger protein 239-like isoform X1: MMEKSEKVEELISPEHIKEMRKLLYDCDICKKVFSLKRNLISHRRIHTGEKPYQCEICGKSFSDQSALTSHEGLHTNKKPYHCDVCGKSFSQSCNLSAHKRIHTGEKPYRCDICGKSFSVSNDLMRHKRIHTGEKPFHCNICGSSFSRSYCLTTHIRIHTGEKPYRCDICGKSFSSNHQLTIHKRFHTDEKPYHCDICGKSFSVSSVLTRHKRIHTGEKPYHCEICGKSFSDQSAFVSHKRFHTGEKPYHCDICGKSFSQRKLSLNYSQAYSYRREAVSL; this comes from the exons ATGATGGAAAAGAGTGAAAAAGTTGAAGAACTGATTTCACCTGAGCACATAAAAGAGATGAGAAAATTGTTGTATGACTGTGACATTTGTAAAAAGGTCTTCTCCCTTAAACGTAACCTAATTTcccacagacgtattcatacaggggaaaaaccatatcagtgtgagatctgtggtaaatcattctctgaccaaAGTGCCTTGACTTCACATGAAGGTCTTCATACAAACAAaaagccttatcactgtgatgtctgtggtaaatcattttctcaaagttgTAATTTATCtgcacacaagcgtattcatacaggagagaaaccatatcgttgtgatatttgtggtaaatcattctctgtaagtaaTGACTTGAtgagacacaaacgtattcatacaggagagaaaccatttcattgtAACATCTGTGGTTCATCATTCTCTCGGAGTTATTGCTtaactacacacatacgtattcatacaggtgagaagccatatcgttgtgatatctgtggtaaatcgttctctagTAATCATCAATTGACTATACACAAACGTTTTCATACAgatgaaaaaccatatcattgtgatatttgtggcaaatcattctctgtaagtagtgtgttaactagacacaagcgtattcatacaggagagaaaccatatcactgtgagatctgtggtaaatcattctctgaccaaAGTGCCTTTGTTTCGCACAAACgttttcatacaggagaaaagccatatcactgtgatatctgtggtaaatcattctctcagcgTA AGTTATCACTTAACTACTCacaggcgtattcatacaggagagaagccgtatcactgtga
- the LOC115226369 gene encoding zinc finger protein 845-like isoform X1 — MMEKSEKIEELISSEHIKEMRKLSYDCDICKKVFSLKCNLISHRRIHTGEKPYHCEICGKSFSDQSALTSHEGLHTKKKPYHCENCGESFSDRSALFSHKRIHTGEKPYHCDICGSSFSASSVLTRHKRIHTGEKPYHCEICGKSFSFNTVLVRHKRIHTGEKPYHCDVCDKSFSQLSAITRHKRTHTGEKPYHCDICGKSFSSNTELVQHKRIHTGQKPYRCDICGSSFSQSSTLNNHRHIHTGEKPYRCDICGKSFSRSYCLTTHIRIHTGEKPYRCDICGKSFSVSRLLTRHKRIHTGETPYQCEICAKSFSDQSALIVHKRLHTGEKPYHCDVCGKSFSQSCNLSAHKRIHTGEKPYHCEICGKSFSDQSALTSHEGLHTKKKPYHCDVCGKSFSQSCNLSAHKRIHTGEKPYHCEICGKSFSDQSALIVHKRLHTGEKPYCCDICGLSFSQSYHLTTHRLIHTGEKPYQCDICGKSFSLNSALTRHKRIHTGEKPYHCDICGSSFSASSDLMKHKRIHTGEKPYHCDICGSSFSQSYCLTTHIRIHTGEKPYRCDICGKSFSRNHHLTIHKRFHTHTKKKPYHCDVCGKTFSKSSQLINHKCINTVLKLHHCDICGKSFSRNHNLTRHKRIHTG; from the exons ATGatggaaaagagtgaaaaaattgAAGAACTGATTTCATCTGAACACATAAAAGAGATGAGAAAATTGTCGTATGACTGTGACATTTGTAAAAAGGTCTTCTCCCTAAAATGTAACCTAATTTcccacagacgtattcatacaggggaaaaaccatatcactgtgagatctgtggtaaatcattctctgaccaaAGTGCCTTGACTTCACATGAAGGTCTTCATACAAAGAAaaag ccatatcactgtgagaactgtggtgaatcattctctgataGGAGTGCCCTGTTttcacacaagcgtattcatacaggagagaaaccatatcattgtgatatttgtggttcaTCTTTCTCTGCAAGTAGTGTGTTAACtagacacaagcgtattcatacaggagagaaaccatatcactgtgagatctgtggtaaatcattctcttttaatacTGTCTTAGTGAgacacaaacgaattcatacaggagaaaagccatatcactgtgatgtctgtgataaatcattctctcagctTAGTGCCATAACtcgacacaaacgtacacatacaggagagaaaccgtatcattgtgatatttgtggcaaatcattctcttcaAATACTGAGTTAGTGcaacacaaacgaattcatacaggacagaaaccatatcgttgtgatatctgtggttccTCATTTTCTCAGAGTTCTACCTTAAATAATCACaggcatattcatacaggagagaagccatatcgttgtgatatctgtggtaa ATCATTCTCTCGGAGTTATTGCTTaactacacatatacgtattcatacaggtgagaagccatatcgttgtgatatctgtggtaaatcattctctgtaagtagGTTGTTAACtagacacaagcgtattcatacaggagagacaccatatcaaTGTGAGATCTGtgctaaatcattctctgaccaaAGTGCCTTAATTGTACACAaacgtcttcatacaggagaaaagccatatcactgtgatgtctgtggtaaatcattttctcaaagttgTAATTTATCTGCACACAa acgtattcatacaggggaaaaaccatatcactgtgagatctgtggtaaatcattctctgaccaaAGTGCCTTGACTTCACATGAAGGTCTTCATACAAAGAAaaagccttatcactgtgatgtctgtggtaaatcattttctcaaagttgTAATTTATCtgcacacaagcgtattcatacag gagagaaaccatatcactgtgagatctgtggtaaatcattctctgaccaaAGTGCCTTAATTGTACACAaacgtcttcatacaggagaaaagccatactgttgtgatatctgtggtttaTCATTCTCTCAGAGTTATCACTTAACTACACACAGgcttattcatacaggagagaagccttatcagtgtgatatctgtggtaaatcattctctc TA aatagtgccttaactagacacaaacgtattcatacaggagagaaaccatatcattgtgatatttgtggttcaTCTTTCTCTGCAAGTAGTGACTTGatgaaacacaaacgtattcatacaggagagaaaccatatcattgtgatatctgtggttcaTCATTCTCTCAGAGTTATTGCTTaactacacatatacgtattcatacaggtgagaagccatatcgttgtgatatctgtggtaaatcattctctcgtaatcatcacttaactatacacaaacgttttcataca CATACAAAgaagaagccatatcactgtgatgtctgcggTAAAACTTTCTCTAAAAGTAGTCAGTTAATTAATCACAAATGTATTAATACAGTACTGAAGCtgcatcactgtgatatctgtggtaaatcattctctcgtaatcataacttaactagacacaagcgtattcatacaggatag
- the LOC115226369 gene encoding zinc finger protein 271-like isoform X3 — translation MMEKSEKVEELISSEHVKEMRKLSYDCDICKKVFSLKCNLISHRRIHTGKKPYQCEICGKSFSDQSALTSHEGLHTKKKPYHCDVCGKSFSVSSVLTRHKRIHTGEQPYHCDVCGKSFSQRCNLSAHKYIHTGEKPYHCDICGSYFSASNDLMIHKRIHTGEKPYHCNICGSSFSRSYCLTTHIRTHTGEKPYRCDICGKSFSSNHQLTIHKRFHTDEKPYHCDICGKSYTVSSVLTRHKRIHTGEKPYHCDICGKSFSHNYHLTAHKRIHTGEKPYHCDICGKSFSSNSELVQHKRIHTGEKPYRCDICGSSFSQSYHLTNHRRIHTGEKPYHCDICGKSFSRNNALTTHKRIHTGEKPYHCENCGKSFSESRLLSRHKRIHTGETPYHCDICGKSFSESHALTIHKHIHRPGKPYLCDICGKSFSHKGGLANHRYIHTGEKPYHCDICGKSFSQNSTLTKHKRIHTGEKPYHCNICGESFSENRILTAHKRIHTGEKPFHCDICGKSFSGKKGSTKHKYIHIGKKGKG, via the exons ATGATGGAAAAGAGTGAAAAAGTTGAAGAACTGATTTCATCTGAACACGTAAAAGAGATGAGAAAATTGTCGTATGACTGTGACATTTGTAAAAAGGTCTTCTCCCTAAAATGTAACCTAATTTcccacagacgtattcatacagggaaaaaaccatatcagtgtgagatctgtggtaaatcattctccgacCAAAGTGCCTTGACTTCACATGAAGGTCTTCACACAAAgaaaaagccatatcactgtgatgtctgtggtaaatcattctctgtaagtagtgtgttaactagacacaagcgtattcatactggagagcaaccatatcactgtgatgtctgtg gtaaatcattttctcaaaggtGTAATTTATCTGCACACaagtatattcatacaggagagaaaccatatcattgtgatatttgtggttcaTATTTCTCTGCTAGTAATGACTTGAtgatacacaaacgtattcatacaggagagaaaccatatcattgtaacATCTGTGGTTCATCATTCTCTCGGAGTTATTGCTtaactacacacatacgtactcataccggtgagaagccatatcgttgtgatatctgtggtaaatcgttctctagTAATCATCAattaactatacacaaacgttttcatacagatgaaaaaccatatcattgtgatatctgtggcaaatcatacACTGTAAGTAGTGTGTTAACtagacacaagcgtattcatacaggagagaaacca tatcactgtgatatctgtggcaaatcattctctcacaacTATCATTTAACtgcgcacaaacgtattcatacaggagagaaaccatatcattgtgatatttgtggtaaatcattctcttcaaaTAGTGAGTTAGTGcaacacaaacgaattcatacaggagagaaaccatatcgttgtgatatctgtggttcaTCATTTTCTCAAAGTTATCACTTAACTAATCacaggcgtattcatacaggagagaaaccgtatcactgtgatatctgtggtaaatcattctctcgtaataaTGCTTTAACtacgcacaaacgtattcatacaggagagaaaccgtatcactgtgagaactgtggtaaatcattctctgaaagtagaTTGTTAAGtagacacaagcgtattcatacaggagagacaccatatcactgtgatatctgtggcaaatcattctctgaaagtcaTGCCTTAACTATACATAAGCATATTCATAGACCAGGGAAACCTTAtctctgtgatatctgtggtaaatcattctctcacaaagGTGGCTTAGCAAatcacagatatattcatactggagaaaaaccatatcattgtgatatctgtggtaaatcattctctcaaaatagtaccttaactaaacataaacgtattcatacaggagagaaaccgtatcattgtaatatctgtggtgaatcattctctgagAATCGTATCTTAACTgcgcataaacgtattcatacaggagagaagccatt tcactgtgatatttgtggtaaatcattctctggcaAAAAAGGCTCAACaaagcacaaatatattcatatagggaagaaaggaaaagggTAG
- the LOC115226368 gene encoding zinc finger protein 239-like isoform X2 yields MMEKSEKVEELISPEHIKEMRKLLYDCDICKKVFSLKRNLISHRRIHTGEKPYQCEICGKSFSDQSALTSHEGLHTNKKPYHCDVCGKSFSQSCNLSAHKRIHTGEKPYRCDICGKSFSVSNDLMRHKRIHTGEKPFHCNICGSSFSRSYCLTTHIRIHTGEKPYRCDICGKSFSSNHQLTIHKRFHTDEKPYHCDICGKSFSVSSVLTRHKRIHTGEKPYHCEICGKSFSDQSAFVSHKRFHTGEKPYHCDICGKSFSQQLSLNYSQAYSYRREAVSL; encoded by the exons ATGATGGAAAAGAGTGAAAAAGTTGAAGAACTGATTTCACCTGAGCACATAAAAGAGATGAGAAAATTGTTGTATGACTGTGACATTTGTAAAAAGGTCTTCTCCCTTAAACGTAACCTAATTTcccacagacgtattcatacaggggaaaaaccatatcagtgtgagatctgtggtaaatcattctctgaccaaAGTGCCTTGACTTCACATGAAGGTCTTCATACAAACAAaaagccttatcactgtgatgtctgtggtaaatcattttctcaaagttgTAATTTATCtgcacacaagcgtattcatacaggagagaaaccatatcgttgtgatatttgtggtaaatcattctctgtaagtaaTGACTTGAtgagacacaaacgtattcatacaggagagaaaccatttcattgtAACATCTGTGGTTCATCATTCTCTCGGAGTTATTGCTtaactacacacatacgtattcatacaggtgagaagccatatcgttgtgatatctgtggtaaatcgttctctagTAATCATCAATTGACTATACACAAACGTTTTCATACAgatgaaaaaccatatcattgtgatatttgtggcaaatcattctctgtaagtagtgtgttaactagacacaagcgtattcatacaggagagaaaccatatcactgtgagatctgtggtaaatcattctctgaccaaAGTGCCTTTGTTTCGCACAAACgttttcatacaggagaaaagccatatcactgtgatatctgtggtaaatcattctctcagc AGTTATCACTTAACTACTCacaggcgtattcatacaggagagaagccgtatcactgtga